tatatgatttgcaaatattttctcccattccatgtttccatgttccttttttttttttttttttttttggaggcagagtctcgctttgtcacccaggttggagtgcagaggcacaatttcggctcactgcaacctccgcctcccaggttcaagtgattctcatgtctcagcctcctgagtagctgggattacagatgcacgccaccatgcctggccattttttttttttttaatttttagtagagatggggtttcaccatgttggccaggctggtctcagactcctgacctcaagtaatccacccacctcagcctcccaaagtgctaggattgcaggcatgagccgctgtgcctggccagccCCCACTATTTCTATGACACAAATTCTTGCTACTCTCCGTCATCACCAAAACTACGTgctcctacctcagggcctttgcacttgctgttccctttgTGTGGTCCAAGGTCCCCCAGATACCTGCTTCACCACATTCAGGTTtttgcttaaatgtcacctcagTGAGGTCTTCCCTGACTACTCTAACATAAAGTTAAAATCAACTcccccagcttgggcaatataatgagacctgatctctacaaaacattaaaaaatcagctgggcgtggtggcatgcccctgtggtcccagctacttgggaggttgaggtgggaggatcacctgagcccaagaagcagaggctgcagtgagcagagatcgtgccactgcactccagcagtgacaccctgtctcaaaaaacaaacaaaaaaccccagaaaacaaaaaatcaaatctcCCAGAACTCCTGCTCTGCTCCCCTGCTGTATTTTCCTCCATAGTGCTGACCAGAATCTAACACAATCTATACTTTAATCATTGATCTTGTTTAGTGCTTGTCTTCCCCCAGGAGAATTTCAGCTCCACGAGAACAGGAATTGCTTGTCTTGTCCATGAATGTGTCTTTAGGGCCGGAATTACAGCATGTGCCAAGGAACATTCGATAAATGTGAAGGTTGAGCACTGTTTTCTGTTCGTTGGACACTCTGGTTCCTCTCGGCGGCCTGCTGATGCCCTGTGTGCATCTATCACATCCATGGCACCGGCCTTTCCTGATCCCCGAGCAAGGGCGCCCAGCGGATCTTCACGCATGTGAATGGCTCCTGCAGTCCCAGAACCTGCCACCTGGGGGCAGTATATACTCAGGCAAGTTTCACTACCAGTCCTGAGCACCTCCCGTCTCCAAAATCCTGGATCTCAGAACCTCGGAGCCTGGCAGCCCTTGGGGATCTATCTCTGCCAGCCCCATttggcagatggggaaactgaggcctcagAGAGGAGGCATGATGGGGAAAATCTCAAACATTGGAATCAGGGAATCTGGCTTTTAAGTCTGGCTCTTTTACCCATTCACAAGGGTACAAGGGGGATTTGGAAGGGGAAGTAGGAAGTTCTAATCCTCttcgggcctcagtttccccatctgcctgCTTTGTGGGGTGAAAGGGACATCTGATTAACTCTAATGTGTCGGGGAAGGCCAGCAGTGAGGGGTAACAGCAGGCCCAGAATCCCAGATAGAATATTATCACCCCATTTTATATACCagggactgaggcccagaggggacACCAGACACGGCCAGAGAGCCACAGCATGGAAGGCACAGGGCAGCATGAAAGGCCATCCCCCTGCCATCCCCCTGCCCCATGCTCACTAGAGACACCCCCCCATTCACGTTCCGATGGTTCACCTTTCCGCCATATTTTCCCACCTGCTGGCTGATTTCTAAGCCCTTTTGCAGAACACTCTCTGTCAAAGCAGCCACGTGGATCTCCCCTTGGCAAGtcgcctcagttttctcctcttgaAAATGGGATAGGGAAAAGCTGCAGAGATGGGGAGGAGGaattgtgaaaagcagtttggggGCAGAGGAGGACGTGTGTCCCAGGTAGGAAAGTGCCTGTTCTCTCCCCGCCCCCGCCTGGCTCCTGCCCACCACCATGTGGCCACGTGGGCCCAGCCCACAGCTTCAGGTTTTAAAAGAGGAGCTGGAAACTTGAATTTTGATGTGAAatctcctgatttttaaatgttggcaataaattcacttaaacacacacacatcaagcAAAACGCTATGGGGTCAAACTGAACACATCTGTGGTCTCGATTTGGCCACTGGCTGCCAGTTTGAGATCCTTTCCGGCTCTAGGTTCTGAGGGCAGGTGACTGGGAGAGGTGGTGCCAGGGGGATCCTGGTTTCCTGTGCCCACACAGCCACTCATGTACTCTGGGCCTCTGGGCTGTGGTGGTTCAAGCTCCCACTATCCCCACTTCTTGGGGAAAGGCTGAACAgtactggggtgggggtgggggagcagcAGGCGGGGCCTGTTGAGCAAGAGCCTTGTAAAAACAAGGGCTTACGTCATCCTAGCTTGCAGCTTCCCTGCAGGACACCTGGGTCGGCACCAGGGTGGGACCTGCTCTGAGAAGGGATGGGTCATCCCCAGCAGGGGGTGGATGGTGGGGAAGGGTGGCAAGCATGTTCCACCCCAGAGGCCAGAGGGCCTAGACCCCTGCTGGGGCTGAGTCTGGTCTTTGGGGGCTGGCCTGCAAGGTCCGAGTAACACCTTAACGCACTGTGTGACCCCAGGTCtacccttctctgggcctcagttcttcTATCCAGAAGATGGGACTCATATTGCCAGGCCTGTTATGACAAACCCAAGAGGGAAAGTCGGACTGGAAAGATTTTATTCCTTCTCATCCTTTCATGTGACCTGAGCAGACACACTTAGctcttctgggcctcagtttcctcatctataaagtggagaTAATGATAAGACtgtggcctggcgcagtggctcacacctgtaatctcagcactttgggaggctgaggcaagagggccacttgaggccaggcgttcgaGAAacgcctgagcaacagagtgagacatatccatctctacaaaacattgaaaaatatgaaaaaagaagaaaaaagacctgCCTCCTACAAATTATCagtaggattaaatgagttaatacatgcaaAGAGCTTGGAATGTGGTTCAGAGAAGGTAGAAGTTTGGCCTAAGAACACACAGCAAATCCTCCAATTAGCTTCAGTTCCCCCAAATCTCCCTGCATCTCTTCAGAATCCAGAAGGGGAACGTGGGCGAGTGCTGTGGTTCAGAGAGGGGAGCCattttgcctaaggtcacacagcccagCTAACGAGGAACCTCTCCTTCTTCTCAGCCTCCTCCATTTATTCACTCACCATTCATCGAGCACCTTCTATGTACCAGGCTCTGTTCTAGGCACCAGGGACACAGTAGAAGGCCGTGGGGACAGACAGCAAGACGGGCAGGCAAGATAATTCTGACTATAATGAGAACGGTGATGGAAATGAAGCAGGGGTGTGAGAGGAGTGACTGAGGGCCTAGACTTCCCATGGGAAGGTCAGGGAGggtttcctggaggaggcagcttttgggctgagacctgAGGAGCTGCCTTGGGCAGAGGTGGGGTGACAGTGTTCTTGGTGCACAGGGAACAGCAAATGCATTCCTTCACTGGTAAATGTTGAGGGTGCTGTGCTCAGGAGTCCCTCGTGGGCCAGCCCTCCCCAAGTGGCAGCCTGCAGGGAGACTGAGGTAGACAGCTAGGATAATGGTGGCTGGCGATACGGAAGGAAATTCACTAGCAGGTGGGACAGGGAGGGCCTCTCAGAAGCCGTGGCCTCTAGCTCAGCCCTGAGTGTCCCATTTTGCAGTGAGGAAGGGCTGGCCGGGTGGCCCTGGGGAAGCTGCCGCACCCCTCTGGGCCTTGATCCCTCCCCAGCCCAGAGGCTGCTGGGAAGACCCAGAAAGCCAGCAGGCTGGGCCAGTGTTTTATCCCCTCCCTCCTACCCACCAAGGGTGCCCAGAGATGTCATTTCTCCAGCTCTTGGGGGCGGAGGTCACCCCAGCTCAGCAGATAACACCAAAGGTTGAGCAATGCCCGCCTGCCCgctggggccagggctggggtcaGTGGGCTGGGGGTCAGCCCCTGGCAGGCTGGGAGCTCCTGCCTAGGTGGCCTGGGCTAGGAGTGGCAGAGAGGTGGGCCCAGGGAGCTGCCCCAATGGCCTAGGAATGGGTCCGGGAGGGCAAAGGGCCCTCTAACCTGAGCCTGCCCAGCAGAGGCGGGCAAGTGGTCAGAAGGTCTTGGGCCTGTGTTCAAGTCCAGGCAGGCCGTTGTCGCTTTCCCACCTGTGAAATGGCAGCAGCAAAAGCATCTTCCTGGTGGGGTGAAAAAAGTTGAACCTCGGGGTCCAGGCCCACCCTGAGCACAGGGCAGGGACTTGGTAAAAActtatctttctctttccttctctttcctgcaTACCACCCCCCTCCCGTGAGGCCTCGCTTAAGTCCCTCCCTAGCAAGTTCAGAAACAGAAGTTTTTGGCCTCTGGGACTGGCAATAGGTCTTAGGGCTCAGATGAGGGCATTTTGTTTGGGATGAATGGGGGACATGCGGCCATGTGACCTTGGTATGCCATGCCATGCTCCCTCTGGGCCTCCACTGGCACAATCCGTGGGGGTCCCTTTCTCTCTGATGTGCAGCCCACAACGTAAACCTTGGGTTTGGGAGTCTGGTGGGAACAATGCCACCACCACTAACAGTAGCGACACCCTTCATGGATTGCAGCTAGGAGAAGTGAagtgactcacccaaggtcacacagtgtgGCAGGGCCGAGcaccccccgcccctgccccatCCCAGGGCCCAGGTCGGGTGGCGCGGCGCGGGGCAAGAGAAGACCCGGGCGTGTCCAAGCCTCGAGCAGGCGGCAGGTGTGGTGGGCGGGGCTAGGGGCGGGGCTCCGTAGACCAGGGTCCAGCCCCAAGGGGAGCGCGATCCTGCCCGGTCGCCCCGACCCCCGGGGTCCTCATATTGGCGGTGGCTTAAGAGGGGAGTCGTCACAGGCGTGGAGTCTTCTTTTTAAAGCCGGGGacctggggaggaggtgggagttTACGGGAGGAATGGCCACGGAGATGGGTCGCTTCTCCTGGAGCTAGAGCTGCAGGCTGGGGTCTCCAGGGTTCGGCCCGGGGAGCCGACCCTGGTCGGCCGTCGGGGCTCTGCTCGGCCCTCCTGAAATCTCCGCCTCCTCCAGCAGGGGGCGGGCCGGGGCCGCGTCTCGGGGGGAAGGCGATCAGGTCGCCCCCTCCTCCGATTCCCCCGCCTTCCAGGACAGCCTCCAGCCCAGAGGGGCGGTCCGGGGGCGGGGTCGCACCGCCCCCTCTCGCTCCCAATCCCGGGGCGGCCGGGCGGCCGGGCGGCCGGGCGGGGGTGGGCAGGGGGCGTGAGGCCGCCCCCTGCGTTCCGGGGGTCCCCCGAAAACGCGCTCCGGGTGCCCGGTCCCTCCGCTGCGCCCTGCCGCCGTCCTCCCGGGGGTCTCAGGCGGCCGCGGCCGTGTCCTTCGCGTCCCGGCGGCGCGGCGGGAGGGGCCGGCGTGACGCAGCGGTTGCTACGGGCCGCCCTTATAAATAACCGGGCTCAGGAGAAACTTTAGCGAGTCAGAGCCGCGCACGGGACTGGGAAGGGGACCCACCCGAGGGTCCAGCCACCAGCCCCCGCACTAATAGCGGCCACCCCggcagcggcggcagcagcagcagcgacgCAGCGGCGACAGCTCAGAGCAGGGAGGCCGCGCCACCTGCGGGCCGGCCGGAGCGGGCAGCCCCAGGCCCCCTCCCCGGGCACCCGCGTTCATGCAACGCCTGGTGGCCTGGGACCCAGCATGTCTCcccctgccgccgccgccgcctgccTTTAAATCCATGGAAGTGGCCAACTTCTACTACGAGGCGGACTGCTTGGCTGCTGCGTACGGCGGCAAGGCGGCCCCCGCGGCGCCCCCCGCGGCCAGACCCGGGCCGCGCCCCCCCGCCGGCGAGCTGGGCAGCATCGGCGACCACGAGCGCGCCATCGACTTCAGCCCGTACCTGGAGCCGCTGGGCGCGCCGCAGGCCCCGGCGCCCGCCACGGCCACGGACACCTTCGAGGCGGCTCCGCCCGCGCCCGCCCCCGCGCCCGCCTCCTCCGGGCAGCACCACGACTTCCTCTCCGACCTCTTCTCCGACGACTACGGGGGCAAGAACTGCAAGAAGCCGGCCGAGTACGGCTACGTGAGCCTGGGGCGCCTGGGGGCCGCCAAGGGCGCGCTGCACCCCGGCTGCTTCGCGCCCCTGCACCCACCGcccccaccgccgccgccgcccgccgaGCTCAAGGCGGAGCCGGGCTTCGAGCCCGCGGACTGCAAGCggaaggaggaggctggggcGCCGGGCGGCGGCGCAGGCATGGCGGCGGGCTTCCCGTACGCGCTGCGCGCTTACCTCGGCTACCAGGCGGTGCCGAGCGGCAGCAGCGGGAGCCTCTCCACGTCCTCGTCGTCCAGCCCGCCCGGCACGCCGAGCCCCGCTGACGCCAAGGCGCCCCCGACCGCCTGCTACGCGGGGGCCGCGCCGGCGCCCTCGCAGGTCAAGAGCAAGGCCAAGAAGACCGTGGACAAGCACAGCGACGAGTACAAGATCCGGCGCGAGCGCAACAACATCGCCGTGCGCAAGAGCCGCGACAAGGCCAAGATGCGCAACCTGGAGACGCAGCACAAGGTCCTGGAGCTCACGGCCGAGAACGAGCGGCTGCAGAAGAAGGTGGAGCAGCTGTCGCGCGAGCTCAGCACCCTGCGGAACTTGTTCAAGCAGCTGCCCGAGCCCCTGCTCGCCTCCACCGGCCACTGCTAGCGCGGCCCCCGCGCGCGTCCCCCTGCCGGCCGGGGCTGAGACTCCGGGGAGCGCCCGCGCCCGCGCCCTCACCCGCGCCCTCGCCGCCGCCCCCGGCGGCGCCGGCAAAACTTTGGCACTGGGGCACTTGGCAGCGCGGGGAGCCCGTcggtaattttaatattttattatatatatatatctatatttttgtcCAAACCAACCGCACATGCAGATGGGGCTCCCGCCCGTGGTgttatttaaagaagaaacgtCTATGTGTACAGATGAATGATAAACTCtctgcttctccctctgcccctctCCAGGCGCCGGCGGGCGGGCCGGTTTCGAAGTTGATGCAATCGGTTTAAACATGGCTGAACGCGTGTGTACACGGGACTGACGCAACCCACGTGTAACTGTCAGCCGGGCCCTGAGTAATCGCTTAAAGATGTTCCTACGGGCTTGTTGCtgttgatgttttgttttgttttgttttttggtctttttttgtattataaaaaataatctatTTCTATGAGAAAAGAGGCGTCTGTATATTTTGGGAATCTTTTCCGTTTCAAGCAttaaataagaacacttttaataaacttttttttgagaatggTTACAAAGCCTTTTGGGGGCAGtaattggcttttgtttttttttactttattttggatTTGTAGGATTTTGTTTTTGCGTTTCTGGTGTGTAGGGGGTTGTGTGTGGGGGGCTGCTGTTATTTTTGGAGGTTTTGGTGGTTGGATGGGGGTGTTGCAGCTGCTTTTTCTGCCTCCTCTGCTActccccctcccacacacacagggTCTGCTTGAGATGGGGTTCCAGCCCCGGGGGAAAGGGGAGAAGAGTAATGGGTCAGGCATTCAGGCTGACTCAGAGCCCCTGGGCGCCGGGACGGGTGGCTGGGAACCCTGCTTGAGAAGAGATTCCGGAGCCTCTGGCTGGTCCCGAGTGTCAGGCTTGGGTTTGGAAGGGCTGGGAGGTCTGTGACCCCTGCCCTGTGTTTGGGGACTAGGTAGGCAGGCCTGTGACTGTAGGAGGAGGGGGTTCAGGTCTTGGTCCTGCTGAGCCCGAGTCAGGGCAGATGCTTTTGGTCAGTGTAGTGGGGTGGGTTGTTTAAAACACAgtttgtgtatacatgtgtattttAAAGAGGGGAGCCTGGGTGTGTGGGCgagtctgtgtttgtgtgtcccTGGCCAGCAGGAGGGGAGAGGCCAGGCCAGGTggagagaggtgggggaggggttCCCACACTTTGATTACCTTTCCTGAGGATGGAAGGCTCATCACTTGCTCTCTTTGCCCAGACTTGGACACTGAGCCCACCTCACCTGCCTGCTCAAGGTGGCTGAGCCCAGGCATAAACTTGGGGCTGCTAGCCCTGATTCCCTGGGACAGGCTCCTCTTCCCTGCCCACTGATCCCTTTGCCCCTTCCGGCTTCTCACTGCACCCCCTACTCCCATCCAGCCCTGGATGGCATTCCTGAGAGTTGAGGATGTAGATGGATGTGAGTGGATACATGTACAGCgtcccacagtgcctggcacgcaaGAAGTGTTATATAAGCGCTTGctcttgttattattttttgctggGAAGCTGCTGGCATTTGGCACCCCAGTCTCCAGTGCAGCGCCAGTGTGGCCAGTA
This window of the Gorilla gorilla gorilla isolate KB3781 chromosome 21, NHGRI_mGorGor1-v2.1_pri, whole genome shotgun sequence genome carries:
- the CEBPB gene encoding CCAAT/enhancer-binding protein beta, producing the protein MQRLVAWDPACLPLPPPPPAFKSMEVANFYYEADCLAAAYGGKAAPAAPPAARPGPRPPAGELGSIGDHERAIDFSPYLEPLGAPQAPAPATATDTFEAAPPAPAPAPASSGQHHDFLSDLFSDDYGGKNCKKPAEYGYVSLGRLGAAKGALHPGCFAPLHPPPPPPPPPAELKAEPGFEPADCKRKEEAGAPGGGAGMAAGFPYALRAYLGYQAVPSGSSGSLSTSSSSSPPGTPSPADAKAPPTACYAGAAPAPSQVKSKAKKTVDKHSDEYKIRRERNNIAVRKSRDKAKMRNLETQHKVLELTAENERLQKKVEQLSRELSTLRNLFKQLPEPLLASTGHC